The following are encoded together in the Bos javanicus breed banteng chromosome X, ARS-OSU_banteng_1.0, whole genome shotgun sequence genome:
- the LOC133243533 gene encoding melanoma-associated antigen B1-like: MPRGQKSKRRGREKRCLARMETKDLGNAQAAATPTPTSGSTPPGSPPAGAGQKPQGAAATSSPVAGALRPRSKARGRGQVEERENSSRASTSAKTAPLDPLTEKAGVLVNFLLDQFKMKEPIRKIDMLNLFHKRYKTRFPEILRRAAKCMELSFGLELKEVKPNGYSYTLVSKIGLISDEVLSSSCEVPKNGLLMPLLNVIYVNGNRASEADVWEFLNVLGIYDGKQHVIFGDPRKLITEEWVQQNYLVYRQIPDSDPLSYEFLWGSRAYAETSKMKVLEFLAKISSTIPSAFPLHYAEALGEEKRSRGRSLVRSRGAARATARSRVPPRDPSSAQ, translated from the coding sequence ATGCCTCGGGGGCAGAAGAGCAAGCGCCGTGGGCGTGAGAAACGCTGCCTGGCACGCATGGAGACCAAGGATCTCGGGAATGCTCAGGctgctgccacccccacccctacttcTGGGAGTACGCCCCCGGGCTCCCCACCTGCCGGTGCGGGCCAGAAGCCTCAGGGAGCTGCAGCCACTAGCTCTCCTGTTGCAGGGGCTTTACGCCCCAGATCTAAAGCACGTGGCAGGGGCCAAGTTGAGGAACGTGAAAATTCTTCCCGGGCCTCAACCTCTGCTAAGACCGCTCCTCTAGATCCTCTGACGGAGAAGGCAGGAGTGTTGGTCAATTTCCTGCTTGATCAGTTTAAGATGAAAGAGCCCATTAGGAAGATAGATATGCTGAATCTTTTTCACAAAAGGTACAAGACACGCTTCCCCGAGATCCTCAGGAGAGCAGCTAAATGCATGGAGCTGTCATTCGGTCTTGAATTGAAGGAAGTCAAGCCAAATGGTTACTCCTATACCCTGGTCAGCAAGATAGGCCTCATCAGTGATGAGGTGCTGAGCAGCAGCTGTGAGGTGCCAAAGAATGGGCTTCTGATGCCTCTGCTGAATGTGATCTACGTGAATGGCAACCGCGCCTCTGAGGCTGATGTCTGGGAGTTCCTGAATGTTCTGGGCATCTATGATGGAAAGCAGCATGTAATCTTTGGGGATCCCAGGAAGCTCATCACGGAAGAGTGGGTGCAGCAGAATTACCTTGTGTATCGTCAGATTCCCGACAGCGATCCCCTGAGCTATGAGTTCCTATGGGGCTCAAGAGCCTACGCTGAAACCAGCAAGATGAAGGTGCTGGAGTTTTTGGCCAAGATCAGTAGTACCATCCCCAGTGCTTTCCCGTTGCATTATGCTGAAGCtttgggagaagagaagagatcCCGAGGCAGATCTCTAGTTAGGTCTCGTGGTGCTGCCAGGGCCACTGCCCGCTCCAGGGTCCCACCCAGAGATCCGTCCAGTGCCCAGTGA